Proteins encoded by one window of bacterium:
- a CDS encoding type II toxin-antitoxin system VapC family toxin, translated as MNYYFDTSALVKIYHREDGTDRVLVIYKGDEPIAISELSRIEFIATVMRKYREQAITLDTLQSLLTKFQEDLEQRYDVLKFSSLVIEEADNLLCRFGEQHGLKTLDSLQFAFLTTYCEQDTRFVCSDTMASQLVKDEGFNVIVPEQPDVQNKDKCEKTG; from the coding sequence ATGAATTATTATTTCGATACCTCAGCATTAGTAAAGATTTACCATCGTGAAGACGGAACAGACAGAGTACTTGTTATCTATAAAGGTGATGAGCCAATTGCAATTTCTGAGTTAAGCCGTATCGAATTCATAGCCACCGTAATGCGAAAATATCGTGAGCAGGCAATTACGCTCGACACACTTCAGTCGCTCCTAACAAAATTTCAGGAAGATTTGGAACAACGCTATGATGTGCTCAAATTTTCTTCATTGGTCATTGAGGAAGCAGATAATTTACTCTGTCGTTTTGGTGAACAGCATGGTTTAAAGACTCTGGATAGTCTACAATTTGCCTTTTTGACAACCTATTGTGAACAAGATACTCGGTTTGTTTGTTCTGATACGATGGCGAGTCAACTTGTCAAAGACGAGGGTTTTAATGTCATTGTTCCAGAACAACCCGATGTACAAAACAAAGATAAGTGTGAGAAAACAGGCTAA